The Terracoccus luteus genome includes a region encoding these proteins:
- a CDS encoding dihydrodipicolinate synthase family protein encodes MSSTIDLGGVVVATTLPFKADDSAPAGLAVDYDRYAEHCEFLIANGCRGVGPNGSLGEYSSLTDDERRRVVQVAVEAVAGRGVVVAGVHGVGWHQAQHWARIAAEDGADGVLLLPPTIYRANRAEVVEHYAKVNEVGLPIMAYNNPFDTKVDLTPDLVAELAELENVVAIKEFSADIRRVMEIQELCDIDVIAGADDLLFESLVAGAVGWFAGYPNAFPKEAVEIYSLVQQGRIAEARELYSHLVAVFRWDSRTEFVQAIKLSIDIAGQSYGGRTRPPRGPLSPEHEAQVRKDTEKALAHLAAR; translated from the coding sequence GTGAGCAGCACCATCGACCTCGGCGGCGTCGTCGTCGCGACGACCCTCCCGTTCAAGGCGGACGACTCCGCCCCCGCCGGCCTCGCCGTCGACTACGACCGCTACGCCGAGCACTGCGAGTTCCTCATCGCGAACGGCTGCCGCGGCGTCGGGCCCAACGGCTCGCTCGGCGAGTACTCGTCCCTCACCGACGACGAGCGCCGCCGCGTCGTGCAGGTCGCCGTCGAGGCCGTGGCCGGCCGCGGTGTCGTCGTCGCCGGCGTGCACGGCGTCGGCTGGCACCAGGCCCAGCACTGGGCGCGCATCGCGGCGGAGGACGGCGCCGACGGCGTGCTGCTGCTGCCCCCGACCATCTACCGCGCCAACCGGGCCGAGGTCGTCGAGCACTACGCGAAGGTCAACGAGGTCGGGCTGCCGATCATGGCCTACAACAACCCCTTCGACACCAAGGTCGACCTGACGCCCGACCTCGTCGCCGAGCTGGCCGAGCTCGAGAACGTCGTCGCGATCAAGGAGTTCTCGGCCGACATCCGCCGGGTCATGGAGATCCAGGAGCTGTGCGACATCGACGTCATCGCGGGTGCCGACGACCTGCTCTTCGAGTCGCTCGTGGCCGGCGCGGTCGGCTGGTTCGCCGGCTACCCCAACGCCTTCCCCAAGGAGGCCGTCGAGATCTACTCGCTCGTGCAGCAGGGCCGCATCGCCGAGGCGCGCGAGCTGTACTCGCACCTCGTGGCCGTCTTCCGGTGGGACTCGCGCACCGAGTTCGTCCAGGCCATCAAGCTGAGCATCGACATCGCCGGCCAGAGCTACGGCGGGCGCACCCGCCCGCCGCGCGGCCCCCTCTCCCCCGAGCACGAGGCCCAGGTGCGCAAGGACACCGAGAAGGCCCTCGCCCACCTCGCCGCGCGATGA